The Malus domestica chromosome 06, GDT2T_hap1 genome has a segment encoding these proteins:
- the LOC103436938 gene encoding adenylate isopentenyltransferase 5, chloroplastic-like (The RefSeq protein has 1 substitution compared to this genomic sequence): protein MEPVHVNGSVHKKAKVVFIMGPTGCGKTKLSIDLATNYGGEVINSDKIQVYKGLDIVTNKATESEQRGIRHHLLGFVEDPVADFSVDEFRRRVQTSIDEITKRNCLPIIAGGSNSYIEALIEDPVIDFRNKYDCCFIWLDVSLPVLYNHVSKRVDEMVAAGLVDELREMFAPGVNYDGGIRRAIGAPEMHPYFMAEMNNNIVDDDKVRKEFLLKDGIWKTKENTCKLAERQVQKIKLLSDKWDIHRIDVTAVYENCGKEAVVAWETLVLKPSFTIVGGFLKKHG from the coding sequence ATGGAACCTGTGCATGTCAATGGTTCTATCCACAAAAAGGCGAAGGTTGTTTTTATAATGGGTCCGACTGGGTGTGGAAAAACCAAACTTTCCATAGACCTAGCTACCAATTACGGGGGAGAAGTAATTAATTCGGACAAAATCCAAGTCTACAAAGGCCTGGACATTGTCACTAACAAAGCCACAGAATCTGAGCAACGAGGCATCCGTCATCACTTGCTAGGGTTCGTAGAAGACCCCGTAGCTGATTTCTCCGTTGATGAATTTCGTCGTCGTGTGcaaacttcaatcgatgagatCACAAAGCGTAACTGCCTCCCAATCATTGCTGGCGGATCCAACTCTTATATCGAGGCACTCATCGAAGATCCAGTGATTGATTTTCGAAATAAATATGATTGCTGTTTTATATGGCTTGATGTGTCGTTGCCTGTGCTATATAACCATGTGTCCAAAAGAGTTGACGAAATGGTGGCTGCAGGATTAGTGGATGAGCTTCGTGAAATGTTTGCTCCAGGGGTGAATTATGATGGTGGCATTCGCCGAGCAATCGGAGCTCCGGAGATGCATCCATACTTCATGGCTGAAATGAACAACAATATAGTAGACGATGACAAGGTTCGTAAGGAATTTCTGCTGAAAGATGGCAtttggaaaaccaaagaaaatactTGTAAACTTGCTGAACGCCAAGTGCAGAAAATTAAACTTCTCAGCGACAAATGGGATATTCATCGTATTGATGTCACTGCTGTGTATGAGAACTGTGGAAAGGAAGCTGTGGTTGCCTGGGAAACCTTGGTTTTAAAGCCAAGTTTCACCATTGTGGGTGGATTTTTGAAGAAACATGGTTGA
- the LOC103436939 gene encoding phragmoplastin DRP1E-like produces MATMEGLIGLVNRIQRACTVLGDHGGADSALPTLWESLPLVVVVGCQSSGKSSVLESIVGRDFLPRGSGIVTRRPLVLQLHKTEQGMQEYAEFLHLEKKRFTDFSAVRREIQDETDRITGRSKQISNVPIHLSIYSPNVVNLTLIDLPGLTKVAVEGQPESIVQDIENMVHSYVEKPNCIILAITPANQDIATSDAIRIARLVDPTGERTFGVLTKLDLMDKGTNALDVLEGRSYRLQHPWVGIVNRSQVDINKNVDMIAARRREREFFNSSPDYVHLASKMGSEYLAKLLSKHLESVIKARIPGIASLIHKSIRELEAELDYLGRPVAIDAGAQLYTILELCRAFDQIFKEHLDGGRPGGDRIYAVFNHQLPVALRKLPFDRHLSVENVRKVVSEADGYQPHLIAPEQGYRRLIDSALNYFRGPSEASVDAVHFILKEIVRRSIGETQELKRFPTLQAELAAAANEALERFREDSKKTTLRLVDMESSYLTVDFFRNLPQEVDNGNPYAAPEVRYAEGHFNRIGSNVSLYVKMVSETLRNTIPKAVVHCQVREAKRSLLDHLYIRLGKMEGRQLAQLLGENPEVMERRQQCGKRLELYKSARDEIDSVSWSK; encoded by the exons ATGGCCACCATGGAGGGCTTGATAGGCCTCGTCAATCGAATTCAGAGGGCCTGTACGGTCCTCGGCGACCACGGCGGCGCCGACTCTGCATTGCCTACTCTCTGGGAGTCTCTTCCtctcgtcgtcgtcgtcggctGCCAg AGTTCTGGAAAGTCGTCGGtgttagagagcatcgtcggGCGTGATTTTCTTCCGAGAGGATCTG GAATAGTGACCAGGAGGCCATTGGTCTTGCAGCTGCACAAGACAGAACAGGGAATGCAGGAATACGCCGAGTTCCTCCACTTGGAAAAGAAAAGATTCACTGATTTTT CTGCTGTTCGAAGAGAAATTCAGGATGAAACTGACAGAATTACTGGGAGATCAAAACAGATATCTAATGTTCCTATTCATCTCAGTATCTACTCCCCAAATG TTGTCAATCTAACATTGATAGATTTGCCTGGTTTAACCAAGGTTGCTGTAG AGGGACAGCCAGAGAGTATCGTTCAAGACATTGAAAACATGGTTCATTCTTATGTTGAGAAG CCTAATTGCATCATTCTGGCAATAACTCCAGCCAATCAGGACATAGCAACATCTGATGCTATCAGGATTGCTCGACTAGTTGATCCTACAG GTGAAAGGACATTTGGTGTGTTGACAAAGCTTGATTTAATGGACAAGGGAACAAATGCTTTGGAT GTTCTCGAAGGAAGGTCTTATCGGCTGCAACACCCTTGGGTCGGAATTGTGAACCGTTCACAAGTTGATATTAACAAAAATGTGGATATGATTGCTGCCAGGCGGAGGGAGCGCGAATTTTTTAATTCCAGTCCAGATTACGTACATTTGGCAAGCAAAATGGGTTCAGAATATCTTGCAAAACTTCTCTCAAAG CATTTGGAGTCTGTAATTAAAGCTCGCATTCCAGGAATAGCATCTTTGATCCATAAAAGCATCAGAGAACTTGAAGCGGAGTTGGATTATCTTGGTAGACCTGTTGCTATTGATGCAGGG GCACAGTTATATACTATCCTAGAGTTATGCCGGGCATTTGACCAGATATTCAAGGAGCATTTGGATGGAGG ACGACCTGGTGGAGATCGGATATATGCTGTATTTAATCACCAGCTCCCTGTTGCTTTGAGGAAGCTCCCTTTTGACCGTCATCTTTCAGTTGAAAATGTAAGGAAAGTCGTTTCAGAGGCAGATGGGTACCAACCTCATCTAATTGCACCTGAGCAAGGTTATCGGCGCCTCATTGACAGTGCACTTAACTATTTCAGGGGTCCATCTGAAGCATCAGTAGATGCG GTTCACTTTATTTTGAAGGAAATTGTGAGAAGGTCAATCGGAGAAACTCAG GAGCTGAAGCGCTTTCCAACTCTTCAAGCCGAATTGGCAGCAGCTGCTAATGAAGCATTGGAGAGGTTTCGTGAAGACAGCAAGAAGACAACTTTGCGATTGGTGGACATGGAATCCTCGTATCTGACAGTGGATTTCTTCCGGAATCTCCCTCAAGAAGTGGATAATGGAAATCCGTATGCCGCTCCTGAAGTTCGATATGCAGAGGGGCACTTCAACAGGATAGGTTCCAATGTTTCCTTGTATGTTAAGATGGTCTCAGAGACACTGAGAAATACTATCCCGAAGGCTGTCGTTCATTGTCAAGTGAGGGAGGCTAAGAGGTCTTTGCTTGATCACTTGTATATCCGATTGGGCAAAATGGAg GGAAGGCAACTTGCACAATTGCTGGGTGAAAATCCTGAAGTGATGGAAAGGAGGCAACAATGTGGCAAGAGGCTTGAATTGTACAAGTCTGCGAGGGATGAGATCGACTCGGTCTCATGGTCCAAATGA